From the genome of Podospora bellae-mahoneyi strain CBS 112042 chromosome 2, whole genome shotgun sequence:
AACTTCtacaccacccctccaacagcAGATATTACTCTCGAGCAGTTTGAACAATGGGCTATCGACAGACTAAGGATTcttgccgagctcgaggCTTGCTCGTTCAGGAACAAGACACCGGCGGAAACAGCGGCGCACATGGAACCACTACTCAAGAAATACCTCCCTCTTGATAACAATAGCTCGAACCACTCCCAGCTGTTCGCCCAGAGGCAAAAAGATCACTACAGCCATTTTATTCTTCGTCTTGCGTTCTCTTCAACGGAGGACTTGCGCCGTCGGTTTACTCGTGTCGAATCAATGCTTTTCAGATTGCGCTTCCAGGGCGATGACATGAAGGAGCGCAACGCTTTTGTGCGCACGCTGAATCTTGATTGGGAACCAGTctcagaggaggagaaaacGGAACTTGCCGCCGAGCTGGCAGCTACAGTTGGGTTCTCCGGCAAGAGAGGGCAACCGACGGTGCAGGATGAGGAGTGGTCAAAGGTAGACTGGGAAAGAGTCCCTGATTTGATCGAGCACAGAAAGGTGTTTGTCAAAAGGGGGAAAGCCTATGTCCCATCGAGGGAGCAGCAGAGTATGGTCATGACGGAGTTTAACGCCCGTCTGGAGAAGTCGTTGGAGGTAAACACCCCTtttcccaaaccccccctcatATACCTAAATTAACTCTCCCCAGCTCACAGCCCGcgccctcccccgcctcgaCGAAGATGATCGCCTCACCCCTATCCTGAACCACCTCTCCAAAAACTTCATCGCCCCGGACTCGGTCTacaccaactcctcctcggccatcgAAGGCGCCGAGATCTCCGCCCGCAACATCGACAACCTCTCCCAACACTTCCCCATGTGCATggcccacctccaccgcacCCTCCGCCGCGACTCTAAGCTCCGTCACTTTGGCCGCCTGCAAtacaccctcttcctcaaggGCATCGGTCTAAACCTCGAGGAGTGTCTTGTCTTCTGGCGGtcctccttcaacaagaTGACCGACGACGAGTTCAACAAGGGATACCGGTACAACGTCCGTCACGTCTACGGTGATGTAGGCGGTGACTCCAACAGGAGAAGCGGGGGCTACAGTCCGTACAGTTGTCAGAAGATCCTAACGGAGCATGCTCCCGGTAACGGGGAGGCGCATGGGTGTCCGTACAGGCATTTTGACGAGCAAAATTTGATGACGCTactggagggggtggggattAGTGATAAGGGGGTGCTgcagggggtgagggaggataagcagaagcagaagttTCATATGGCTTGTAATAGGTATGTTCTGGATCTGTTTATGTTGTGTGTTGGTTTGCATCGTTGGaccttgggggggggaggtctAGAAGGTCCATATGTCTTGGCtagatggggatggggactGGTTCATGTTGTGAAACAAGGACCCTGCATATTTGCTTGTTGTACTCGTACGAGGGGTGATCTAGATTGCTGACATTCTTTTGACTACTAGGGTATTTGAATACGTTCACAAGAACGAGCTCAGGAGGGCAAAGGACGAGGGTATCATGACGGCTGCGCAATTGGAGACGATTGTGCATCCTAATGAGTACTTCAAGAGGAGTTACTTGTTGAAGAATCTGGGCAAGATGAAAAAGGAAGGGGACGGCGATGTGAAGATGGAGGGTTGATGAGTAAGGATAGGATAGGATAGGGATAGGCGTTGTAAGAAGGAAACACCTGGTAATTTTCGACATGATGTATGACTTACCTAGAAGTCGGCGGTGAGGTTTGAGGTTATACAACAGTCAGTGCCTCTCTGTCAGACGGGATACGAACAAATCAGGCTGTGGTTGGGTCTTAGTCCCTTATTTTCTGACTGTCTCGGTCCCCTATTCTTTCTGCCTTTGTCTTGAACACAAGACCTGGAACTCATCCAATCGAGAAGGTGACACCCCACCGACCATCCAGATCTGATATCTTTTCCGCTTTCTTGTGAAGATGGAACGTTATCCCAAGGCGTCCGTCCATTCTCATCAAGTGACCATCCCAAATGTCACCTCGTCGGGAAATTGACTAACCTACATTCACACACACAAAGATAACGCACCCACCCCGTCATTGAGAGATCTAGATCTTTCAGTGGTGTATTCGGCCGCGGATATAGTAGTCTAGGTTTGGTGCTGTCTTGTGTAATGTAGTGTAGCATATAAGGCATCAAAGCCTTTGTAAACCCTAACCTGCCACCCTTACCCcctgttgtggttggtgcCTGAGAATGATCAGCGAGACGTTCTAGGCCCCTCTCGCAACAAGTCTAGAAGCCTAACTCCGTCCCCAGACAGCGTGGGGCGTACTACCCGACTGTATCCGTTACCAAGATATTTGTGTCCCGTCAAAGGAAATGTCACCACCCGGTCGGCGTGTCTGGCCCGAGCCTGTAGTGTGTCTTTCCGTGAGGCGGTATGCTCGTGTCATAAAATGCAGGTGCCCGAGAGTACAAAACACCACCTACACCCCTTCGGCGGTAGGAGAAGGCATGTATCATTGACTGTTGGGGTAGTAAAAACCTGAAGGGATGCAGGTAGTAGCAGCATGACTGAGCCTGGTACAGTACAGCTGTCCATGGGGCAGCGAAAGCCATGAACAAGCCCCGAAGACCGAGAAgagggtgtgggtgtgggtgtgtgtttgCCATTCTCAGACACTACCTACCTGTCACCGACCCGCACCTCACACAAAGGAACCATTCCCGTTTCATGCAGTTAGTTATTCACAACCCCGGAAAAGGACTTCAATAAATGCAtcaccaaagaaaaaaaacaccgTCGATCCCTTCCGTTCCTGGAACGGGAAGGATGGAAAGCCTCAAAAACTGCTGCCAGTCCAGCCAGCCCGTTTTAAAACCAGAGAGAGGTGCATCCCGAGGGGCCGAAGAGGTAAGGTGCTTGGGTCTTGTCTGTTCTCCATGCAATGCAGGTCCAAAAGGTAAAATAAGcctgtttttctttttggcgAGCGAAATAATATTCTGGTCTATTtgttcttttgcttcttgatGAACTGATTGTCCGACGACATCCTAAACTGCCCGTGACTCCCCGTGATGCTTTATCTCTCTCGCCTTTTATTCATATTTTTCACAAACATAGCGCCGAGTTGTGTCGAGTCCAGAACTTCAAATAATTTTTGGGAGAGCAAAAAGGTTCCAGAACCTCTTGGCTACGGATCATCccagggttggggttgattcTCCCTGCTGATCCAACGAGACAGGAATATTCTTGTGGTTTCGATTTTACATAAACTTCATCTTTCCTTTTCATTCACAAAACTAATCGCCCTTGGAATTAATGTTCACGATGCTTCCCCTCTCTGGTATCGAGCCTTGACTGGGAAAGGAAAAGTGGGCGGAGAAAATCCTCCGCCCTGGCCTTCTTTCTTGTCCACCTTGTCCCCTGCTGCCAACTTGCCAAAAAGCTTGTTCCTCTCACTtcactcctcccccgcacTCTCAACGGCTGTCATCAGGCAGTTGTCACGGCAGACATCCAGACAAGGCAAAAAAATGATGGTATTCCCAGATCGGACATCAAAAGTGTGAGATCGGTCCGAACCGGCAAAACATGTCACGttctgtttcttttgtttcctttCGGTGACTGCTCGGCGAGGTGCccgggagcgggagggggggttttaTTCAACcatgggagggagaagaacaagatggCGGAATTAGATCCGTGAGTCTCTTTGTTCTTGATAAGCTCCCTTTCCGCGAAATTGGAGTGTGTATTATGTGCTATCACGTGAGGTTGTGGCTTAGGCTTGGGTTGGTTCTGGATTGGGGTTAGTTTTgatgccatcatcatcactatGTCATCGATACACTagggaaagagaaaaaagtgACGATGCCTTCAGATATGAAGAAACAGAGACCATGGCTGCGTCATTTGGCTACAGGACTCCCTTTCACTCCGAGCAGATATACCATTTCATTAATACTTGGGCACCAGGggtttgtgttgtgttgCAGCAAACCCCGATATCAGCCTGACGCGTTGTGGTTCTTGTCTCCGCAAAATCATGTCGagagcggggaggggggcggttgtTCAATGTGATCTTCACAAGGAATCGCAAGCGCGAGTCACCTTATTGTTCTCGGAGAGCCTCCCGGAATCCTGCGCCTATTGGAGGTGCCGGTTGTGTGTCGTACATCTATCTACCTCACAGCAACGGCGATGCAGGTTGACAAGGTGCGTAAGGGCCGGGAAACGCAGCATGAGGTCATATGCAGCGGGTGGGTCGGTCGGAGTCGGTGATATGTCATTATCGTCGTTGGGGAACAAGAGTTCCAGCAGGAGTAGGACCCTGTGTTGTTTCGGAGTGACGGGTATGTGCAGTGGGAGGATAATAGCTCAACTGACGCAGGGTTGAGATAATCTCCGAAGGtgagcagaagaagacccTTTTCTGTTGGCTCCTGTTGCCGGAGCTGGTCCCGCttgtgttgttggctgggtACTTCCGTGAATCCCGATGGACGTCATCGTCGACGAGTTATGGACCAAGCTGTCCCTGCCAAGCGAGCCGAGAATGTTGTCTCGCTCTTTGCTGCAAATGTGGGTATCAAGTGCCGAAGATGTTTGTCTTTTAGCCATCTAAAGAGTCTTGACACTATCGAGGATTGTCTATCAGGCATATGTCACTGTCAGTCAGTGGGTGATTTGGCACTGTTGATGATATGATTGTTGATCATCATAGCTTCAGGCGACATGCATTGTAACTCGTGTCTGCACCTCGGAGAATTTTTGTGGTTTCCAATGATAGAACTGGCTGTGTGCATACAGGAGGGGCTGGTTGAGCTGTTGAAAGCTGCAAGCTGCAACAGCTTCAAAAGCAGGGAAGTAAGCTCTTCCTGCAGCGGCTTATTCCACTGGATGAGACTTGGGGTCTTAAACATCTGCAAGTGTGTGTCCAATGAAGCCGTTACACGGAACAACTGGCACAGCAACCTCTCTTCTCACTTGCTCGTCTCGGTAGCCCGCCCCGTGCTGCACTCGGTGTGGGACTTGCCCTGGTTTTCTGTGCTACTTTAGGCCGCGGGGGCTATCTCCATACCCGACCACGCATTGTACAGCTAGAACCATAAACATTCACAGGAAGCAGCTCTCAGGAATGGCAGTGAGTTGAGTATCTTTATTGTGTATATTCATGATCTCGATCTCGTAAAGAAACCCTGAATATTCTCTGTGGGTATCTCTTAGATCCTAGGATAATTATCCACCCATGCGTGCAACATTCCCTTCCCTTTTGATTGACCAAATAACCCTCCCATGATGCCATGATTCCAGAATTCCCATATCCCGATTTCCCATCCGTTTCCACCCAAGAAGAAACCCAAACGCCGcgctcgatgatgatgatgatgatgatgatgataagcTCGGTGAATAATCCAGAAAAAATGAAGTAGTATGAAAAAGGGTAAAAAGCCCTCAGTAGATTGCATGAAAGCGGGTGTCGGTTGCATCTGCCCCCTCTTGATGACGACTTCAGCCGGCGCGAAGGCTGGAACACGTCTACGTCAGAGCTTCGCTTGGCGATAGACTGGGGTGCGTTTTGCAGCCTGACCATTGGTGGAAAAGCCGTTTTCTGAATGACACGCAAGCGACTGGCCAATCACGTCGTGACCTCCCGCTGCAGATTGCTGCACAATGATGAACACTTTGCGACACAGGTGTCGCTTTGTGTTGATTTGGAAAATTGACAAGAGTTGCGCGCCCATGGGGCTGTCCTGAACTTGGCAGCAAAGGACCGGCTATGTCGATCTGGATCTCAGGGTCTTGCTGGTCGAGACCCTGAAAAACAAACATGGAAATGTGCGAGCAAGATCGATAATGTGCCGTGTAGCTGTTGGTTGGCGAATTATTAGACGAGCTCTTCGTGGCCTGCAACGAAGGGCATCGATTTGGCCAGGACTGTCCGTATAAGGTGGTATGTGCAGGCCATGATTGGTGAGAATTGGCGGCTGAGAGCAAGGCTGTCGCTTCGATATATGAGCGTTGCTGGTGTAAACTTGAGCCGAAGAGGAACCACCAGCCCGGCATTGCCGGTGCGCTGACAGAACTCTTGAGATGTGATCAAAAACTCTCACATCTCAGCTTCTGCCTGCGTCTGGTGGAAGGTGTCGGCGTTGACGAGCAAAGCGAGTCCGtgaggtttttttttttttttggcatgtCGCTTCTAGAGGTTTGTAGTTCACGTGTAGCCAACCATCTTGGCGCATCTGTTGCAATAGTAGATGTTGGTACCGATTTGGACCATTCCAGAGCTGTTGGGGTCGTCGGTGCTGGTCAACTCTTCGGCACGAGCACATCGCAAGCAGCGGATGACGGAGACCTGTACGGGGCGCTGTGTGGAATCCATGCTGTGTCGTACTGAGGATCGTGAGCTGGAGCTAGAGAGGTCTGAATCCGAAGCGGAGtaggatgatgaagaggagccGGAGAGGGAGCTGTATGGTGCCTTTGGACGGTAAGACGACATAGTGTCTGAGTCGTTCGTAGTAGCGGCGATTAAATGGCTGTTGTTTGTCGAGACCAGAGAGGAGCTCGACCATCGGATAAGAAACTGACTTGGGTTGGGGCCAGCGTTGAATGTTTATTTTTGGTATCCttggggtgaggaggagagttgGTGAGGGGAGTGTGTGTGCCTTTATGATGTTGGAGAGTGAGAGCGAGATGTGGGTAAAAGGGATGGACTGGGCCAGACCAAGACTTTATTCGTCTGGCTGGGTCCAACCAACAGGAGCCTGGACTTGGGGTGTGGGAGAAAAGCTCAAGCTTGCCAGGGACGGGagcagggggagggggtgtgcGTTTCTGGCTACGCTACAGCGACACCAGGTAGCCCGCTGTAAGTCACACAGAACGCCCTGCTCTTGGCTCTTGGCTTAAACTTACGCCCCGTTACATGAATGGCTTCTTGATCAGCGGGTTTGTCCTACCAAAAAGTCCTACTTTCATGGACACACGTATGACCCATATGCTGCAGCAGACAAACAAACTGTGAATCAATGGCCCGAGGCTGAAGCTGGGCATGCTCAAGTTTCGTCCGTCCGTCTCTTATCTCTCGGTGCAAGCAGCGGCGCCGTTTGAAGGTTTGACGGACTGCATCAACCAAACGTTACGGaagtgttgctgctggagtCTTATTTCCGCTCGCCACAAAGAGCCATCCGCAGGTGTCAGAGCAGGATGTCCGGTGTTGTCCAGACGAAGGATTGCGTGCTCTGCTCTCGTCTGGACTCGGGTTCGTGCATATTACCTGCCAATCCAGACTACGATCTCTCTTTCAAAGCCCGATCGCACTGCCCAGACACGCGGCTTGCCCTTGAACGCAGCGGCAGGACCCACGCTGGAAGGTCGCCTGCCACTGGCAGCGCAGTGTTAGAAAAACAACCTCTCACGTGCTGTGCCTGAGGTCGCTCCGGTTACCTAATCCCCAGCAGCCAAGTGGAAAATTACCAAATTCACGACACATTGTGAgggttggggctgttgaAATCTCTGTGCCAAGAGAAAATCCAGTTAAAAGAATGAAGCCTCATGCGTGGTGCAGCCCTCACCCGGTGTTCGGCTCTGCTTAGAACAATGGCGAACCTCCGAAAACATTCCATCCTCTTTTTCTCAGCCAGGTTGATGCCGACTTGTCCGAGGTCGCCGTTTGTACTGTGTATTGTACCGTCAATTAAACATCAGGAACCTGAAACATTCACCATTTACTCTTATCTCCACTCATCTCCAGCTCTTACGGACGTCTTCTTTGATACTGCTCCCGTCGTCCTGTTGGCCGAAAAGCTCCTGATCACTGATGGTGGCCATTCGCAGCAACACACGCAAGCAGTATCTGCTACACCTAATACATCAGAATGAGAATGCATCTGTGGATGACTCCCTTCCTCAAACAACAGTTCAAACAGAGGCAATTTAGGACCCCGATACAAGAAAGCATTGTCTCTTCACAAATGTTTGTGCGTTTTCTGCCACCAAAAAGGCTTGCGTCTTGAGCGGGGTCGCTGCCCCTGGCCAACCTTAATCCCCGCCAGATGCGGACCGTTTCAAGATTCAGACCCACTCGAAAGAAGCTGGTTGGGCTGAAAGCCAGCTTGCCCACCACGAATTCGCAAATTCAAGGCAGAGCATCATTATTACAGCATTCCACCATTTCCCTATCGACTTCTTTGGAAATGCCATATTTCGCCGATGCCTGCTCACTCGCAGCTCTTGTTTTGGCTACACAATTTGCCCTTAAAACTGCTCCATCAAAATCGGgctcaacccctccagctcgcGGTCAATTCCCGCCCTGTTTCTGCCCTGCGCCCTTCCAGGCTGTCAACGTTCTGGAATCCTGCGGCCCTTCCGTCTGGCGGAGACTGAGAGCTTGTGTTGTGCGTTCGAGACCGATCGATCTATCCAAAACAGAATCACGCACACAGTCACACAAACTTCCTTTCTCACTCTCCTGATTCTCGAATCCACCCGAGTTTTCTCCAACTGTGAACTAACACTCTACTTCAGCTTGGCAGGGCCCTACTGGGTAGGCTTGCGACGTTGGAGGGCGTGAAGGCAGGCTGAGACCCTGCCCACAAATTAATCGACACAGTAAAAGTGAGTTAAcatatattattttataggCTATACTTCAAAAAGCAAATTAATAGGTCTTCCAAACATCCTTAAAGGCTTATGTACTATCTTTAAAAGCGTAACGACCATCTTTCAAGGCATAATGTATGATATGATATGGGAGGCTACTTGTGTGTGTCAACtatttggtggtgatggtgactcTGATAATGCCCCAAGATAAGATGGGGAGCGGGGTATCAGGAAGGTAGCCTCCGCAACCATGCAAGCCATCAATGTAATCGCTTTTGTCCAATGCCCATACTTCACCATCAAAATGCCATGCCCGATGGCTGACCATGGCCTCCGATCGCCACTCCTCGCCGTGGTGACATGCTCGGCTGATATAGCTTGCAGGTGTGCGCGTGTTTGGTGTccatcaatcaatcaatcagGGGCGAGGACCTCGCCGTGCTGGCGTGCCATCGAGATCAATAACAGGAGAGATCTCGATGAGTAGGATCTCCTAGACTGCTTACCTACATAAATAACAAAAAGCTTAAAACACCGTCCGTCCGCTGCATCTCGATGCCTTTGCCCCTCTGAATTTTGGCTTTCCACCGGGCTGGCTGATCCGACCCAGTGCTTCTCGACACTCGACACACACAACAATGTCTGCTTCTCTGCCTGCCACCATAGTGTCCATACCACCTCAACTGGCAGCCAACATCGAATCATGGGGTGTGACGCACGCGCGGTTTGTATCTGATGGAGTGTCTACTTACATAAAACCCACCCACGGCCATCGAGGAATGAACCGACATCGAACTTTCAAACTATATCTCGTAACCAATCCCAACACAATCTGGTTCTACCTGCCGCCTTAAATTTACAGACATGGTCGATGACCGACCCGATATCGATCCGACCAGGCGTACAACAATCTTATGGTTCCTCTCGCCACCTGCAAATCGTGTCAATCTCCCGGCTCACTTATATTTACAACAGGCAAAGATCTTCAAGTTCTCCCAACACTCGCATCGTAGAATCTCCCCCTGATCTGAACTATCCTTGTAAGCACAAGTGGGCGTGGCATTAGCGACCGACCGACCGGCCACAAGCCATCTCTCAGTCGGTAGATTAGATCATCGAGTATTTGGTAGGAAGAGCTCTCGCTCTCGCGCCATCAGACAGAGACAAAAGGGCTCTTTTTTAGTTTCGCCGGCAGAGTGAATTAGCAAAGTTTCTTACCAATTCAAGTTGAAGCAGCAACGGGACGGGTTTAGACCAACCCGGCCTGTAAccagtttttttttttttttttttttttttttttgggcaATGCGCACGGAGTTCCATGTACGTAAGaatgtggaggggggagtttAAAGAAACTGAAACTTGAAGACACCACTCGACAAAGAACGGATGGTGGCAGAATGTCGGGTCGAATTTTGGCTTCCAGAAAAGTTCCTCGCGGACGGGAGTGTGTCTGATTTGTTAACCGTTCCGTTGGGACTTTTCAGGGCCGAGACTTGACAGGGACAGCAACACGGGGGGATGGATATCAGACGGAAATGATTAATGTTTTTTTGATTATGCGTGATGGGATAGGGTTTTTAGGTCAAGCCACGGTTGCAAAGGTAACCTGCGACTGGATGCTTTCGGAAGAGAGGTGGGATCTGGCCCGGGCTGTTGGGTCAGGAATGAAAGAGGGATGTGGATatctggggaagaagaaaggaTTTTTGTATCCTTGGGTCGAGAGGAAcatgagggtgatgatggtcttGAGGGAGGATGAACTGGTTCATTATTCCACGTGGAGGAGTGAATGGACCTGAGTAGTCGGACCACtttgtgggttgggggttgatcTAGATTCTAGAACCCATGTTGTCAGTAAAGAGCAGCGAGCTTGGGTAGACTGAATTCATATTGATTAGTAGACACATAGACTGACTTAACTCCGCGCTCATCCACCGTTATCCCACGTGTAGAGAGTGAAGCTTCGAATCCTTTATACCCTTATaacctcaacaagctcaccacccccctagTTACATATGGCTTGGCTAGAATAATCCAGAAACGTGGTCAGGACTTCAACTGGTAGAGTGTAGCTTTCGTAAGCTTCGCTTCGTCAATGGCATCCCACATGGAGGGAGTGAAGGCATAGATCTAACATCTGATATAGTAATATCTGGTCCACCTGTTCACCGTTTTTAGTCAGGGTCTGCTTGGCACAACCCCCAAGAATTCACCAACTGCTACACAAGTAGTCAGTAGACATATGTGGAATTATAGATTGTTCCACGTGGAACAGATAAATCCCACACATCACCTCATGAGCTGTCATAACGAGCTTGGCTAATCTACTGACTCATAAACTACTAACATACCAGTAAGCAACAGCTGGGTCTGGGGC
Proteins encoded in this window:
- the PRI2 gene encoding DNA primase subunit pri2 (COG:L; EggNog:ENOG503NWKN; BUSCO:EOG092626HU), whose protein sequence is MNRIDAKRRNVVDHRKKQFVEATYQPQQYPHRLNFYTTPPTADITLEQFEQWAIDRLRILAELEACSFRNKTPAETAAHMEPLLKKYLPLDNNSSNHSQLFAQRQKDHYSHFILRLAFSSTEDLRRRFTRVESMLFRLRFQGDDMKERNAFVRTLNLDWEPVSEEEKTELAAELAATVGFSGKRGQPTVQDEEWSKVDWERVPDLIEHRKVFVKRGKAYVPSREQQSMVMTEFNARLEKSLELTARALPRLDEDDRLTPILNHLSKNFIAPDSVYTNSSSAIEGAEISARNIDNLSQHFPMCMAHLHRTLRRDSKLRHFGRLQYTLFLKGIGLNLEECLVFWRSSFNKMTDDEFNKGYRYNVRHVYGDVGGDSNRRSGGYSPYSCQKILTEHAPGNGEAHGCPYRHFDEQNLMTLLEGVGISDKGVLQGVREDKQKQKFHMACNRVFEYVHKNELRRAKDEGIMTAAQLETIVHPNEYFKRSYLLKNLGKMKKEGDGDVKMEG
- a CDS encoding hypothetical protein (EggNog:ENOG503P7VV) — protein: MSSYRPKAPYSSLSGSSSSSYSASDSDLSSSSSRSSVRHSMDSTQRPVQVSVIRCLRCARAEELTSTDDPNSSGMVQIGTNIYYCNRCAKMVGYT